A single window of Venturia canescens isolate UGA chromosome 3, ASM1945775v1, whole genome shotgun sequence DNA harbors:
- the LOC122408288 gene encoding putative uncharacterized protein DDB_G0282133: protein MDNDHDLTHLSYKELQALASVYQVPGNIKKHLLIRTLQAKQSGNQLEVERMLTEVRQTRKKRVKKQKLTNMGVPSPIHSPNYRVTDDRYYARHQPPYQWVGAEEEITMKEDGVMKVPNYMEFQQFLFHRLQRDQYQMLHSLSENEVGQGPSIVDLRTGAGSSVPHLLNMETDNVKSSVTMDPNSFDRPSSEMELQIIENPNENNQTRPELLKKLLEAPVGANLGEIASPDANSPRIWSVDQYANSGNPVDDSDTLTAESDTENDELWDPSNNNNNNNDNNNSNNAMHYYDALNNSKNYSYSNGSETLSRNNESIGQLRNSFSSGTIQQYSFGYHQVTDIQSNCDKWIATNNFVNRDSSYTEHITENSRFYNSVYYENNVASSSITRPINLDRKFQFNGPNESLNYGDNQTALHGQRFNWSTETHPYYQNHSALTNPSGITNDPYSQQITKQIILDSNREYCVQGSNEINTVQNPCHAEIQSVPETQFSGHAYNRDSAATPFHSQHENNNDTQYYSNYYPQYSHQHTEHLATFSGTINPNQQYHQTNGIAQETDTHKNPTESSTTQTVSNGVLDPYWPRWPMNAAATSTGNLETILNLHGRNNSGFDYSKKNETSCVFCYTAPIVTQRIEASNTLCTPSKPPIAESRQHLFTPNVLVYNDASTGMIMANMSESSNSVENHSQDPLKMENLNLSKDRDYELGVSDGSSDDSINDVWIHDYGNYPVSSDNALHSAELTNDENDDDLFSTVRDSSQNSIGDQTIENFTDMSY from the exons ATGGACAACGATCATGATCTCACTCACTTGTCGTACAAGGAGCTTCAAGCACTTGCTTCGGTGTATCAGGTGCCTGGTAATAttaag AAGCATTTGCTGATTAGGACACTGCAAGCGAAACAAAGTGGAAATCAGCTTGAAGTCGAACGAATGCTCACAGAGGTTCGACAGACCCGGAAAAAGAGAGTTAAGAAACAAAAGCTGACTAATATGGGCGTACCGTCTCCAATTCACAGTCCGAATTACAGAGTTACTGATGATCGTTACTACGCGAGACATCAGCCGCCGTATCAATGG GTAGGAGCGGAGGAAGAAATAACAATGAAAGAAGACGGCGTGATGAAAGTCCCAAATTACATGGAATTTCAGCAATTCTTGTTCCATCGATTACAAAGAGATCAATATCAAATGTTGCATAGTTTGAGCGAGAATGAAGTTGGGCAAGGTCCCTCCATTGTGGATCTTCGTACAGGTGCAGGATCATCTGTACCTCATTTACTGAACATGGAAACTGATAACGTTAAATCAAGCGTGACGATGGATCCGAACAGCTTCGATCGTCCTTCGAGTGAGATGGAGTTACAAATAATCGAAAATCCGAACGAAAACAACCAGACGAGGCCTGAGTTATTGAAGAAGTTATTGGAGGCACCAGTAGGTGCGAATCTCGGTGAGATTGCGAGTCCAGATGCGAATTCCCCGCGGATTTGGTCCGTCGATCAATATGCAAATAGTGGCAATCCCGTGGATGATTCGGACACGCTTACCGCAGAATCGGACACCGAAAATGACGAGCTCTGGGATCCAAGtaacaataacaacaacaacaacgacaacaacaacagcaacaacgctATGCATTATTACGACGCACTGAATAATTCGAAGAATTATTCATATTCAAACGGTTCCGAAACATTGAGCAGAAACAACGAAAGTATTGGTCAATTGCGTAACAGTTTTTCGAGTGGAACGATACAGCAGTATTCATTCGGCTATCATCAAGTAACCGATATTCAGTCAAACTGCGACAAGTGGATCGCAACGAATAATTTTGTTAATCGTGATTCCAGCTACACTGAACACATCACCGAAAATTCTcggttctacaattcagtttaCTATGAAAATAATGTTGCCAGTTCGAGCATCACCAGGCCAATTAATCTGGATCGAAAATTCCAGTTCAATGGGCCAAACGAGAGTCTCAATTATGGAGATAACCAAACGGCTCTTCATGGACAACGTTTCAATTGGTCCACTGAAACTCATCCTTACTATCAGAACCACAGTGCACTGACAAATCCTTCAGGAATTACCAATGATCCATATTCTCAACAAATCACTAAACAAATCATCCTTGATTCTAATCGAGAGTATTGTGTTCAAGGATCAAACGAAATCAACACTGTTCAAAATCCTTGCCATGCAGAAATCCAGTCCGTACCTGAGACCCAATTTTCTGGTCATGCTTACAACAGAGATTCTGCTGCAACTCCCTTTCACAGTCAACATGAGAATAACAACGATACGCAGTATTATTCGAATTACTATCCTCAGTATTCTCACCAACATACTGAACACTTGGCTACCTTTTCCGGAACTATAAATCCGAATCAACAGTATCACCAAACTAACGGCATCGCACAAGAGACAGACACTCATAAAAATCCCACTGAATCTTCAACAACCCAGACCGTCTCCAACG GGGTTCTTGATCCCTATTGGCCACGATGGCCGATGAATGCGGCCGCAACTTCAACCGGGAATCTGGAGACGATCCTAAACCTCCACGGCCGTAACAATAGCGGTTTTGATTATTCAAAGAAGAACGAAACGTCATGCGTTTTTTGTTACACCGCGCCAATCGTAACGCAAAGGATAGAGGCGTCGAATACGTTGTGTACGCCGAGCAAACCACCGATCGCGGAGAGCCGACAGCATTTGTTCACACCGAACGTGTTGGTTTATAACGATGCTTCGACCGGCATGATAATGGCGAATATGAGCGAATCTTCGAACAGCGTCGAGAATCACTCTCAGGATCcgttgaaaatggaaaatttaaatttgagCAAAGATCGCGATTACGAGCTCGGAGTTTCCGACGGTTCGAGCGACGATTCCATAAACGACGTTTGGATTCATGACTATGGAAATTATCCGGTGAGTTCGGACAATGCGTTGCACAGTGCCGAATTGACCAATGACGAAAACGACGACGATTTGTTCTCGACGGTAAGGGATTCCTCGCAAAATTCCATCGGTGATCAAACCATCGAAAACTTCACTGACATGAGTTACTAG